The nucleotide window TGTCGGGATGACGAAGTTCGAGAAGCCCGGGTCGAAGCAGTGGGACTACCCGGACATGGCGCGCGAGGCCGGCCAGAAGGCCCTGGCCGACGCGAAGGTCTCCTACGACCAGGTGGAGCAGGTGGCGGTCGGCTACTGCTACGGGGATTCGACCTGTGGCGAGCGCGCCGTCTACGAGATCGGCCTGTCGGGCGTGCCGATCTACAACGTCAACAACAACTGCTCGACCGGCTCGACGGCGCTCTTCATGGCCAAGCAGCTCGTCGAGGGCGGGCTCGTCGACTGCGCGATGGCGCTGGGCTTCGAGAAGATGGAGAAGGGTTCGCTCGGCATCAAGTACACCGACCGCACGGTGCCGATGGACAAGCACATGAAGGCGATGGTCGAGAAGCGCGGCTTCGCCAAGGCGCCGGCGGCGCCGCAGATGTTCGGCAACGCCGGCCGCGAGCACATGGAGAAGTACGGCACCAAGCCCGAGGTGTTCGCGAAGATCGGCTGGAAGAACCACAAGCACTCGGTGAACAACCCCTACTCGCAGTTCCAGGACGAGTACACGCTCGAGGACATCCTGAACGCGCCGATGGTCTACGACCCGCTCACCAAGCTGCAGTGCTGCCCGACCTCCGACGGCTCGGGCGCGGCGATCCTGGCCAGCGAGGACTTCGTGAAGAAGCACGGCCTCG belongs to Deltaproteobacteria bacterium and includes:
- a CDS encoding lipid-transfer protein, which codes for MSRKVYVIGVGMTKFEKPGSKQWDYPDMAREAGQKALADAKVSYDQVEQVAVGYCYGDSTCGERAVYEIGLSGVPIYNVNNNCSTGSTALFMAKQLVEGGLVDCAMALGFEKMEKGSLGIKYTDRTVPMDKHMKAMVEKRGFAKAPAAPQMFGNAGREHMEKYGTKPEVFAKIGWKNHKHSVNNPYSQFQDEYTLEDILNAPMVYDPLTKLQCCPTSDGSGAAILASEDFVKKHGLGAQAIEIAGMAMATDTPSSFDEKSDIKLVGWDMSRKAAQKAYEQSGLGPENAQVVELHDCFSANELITYEALGLCPVGKGGELVNEGATTYGGRWVVNPSGGLISKGHPLGATGLAQCSELTWQLRGQADRRQVPGAKVAIQHNIGLGGAAVVAVYRKPE